In Pedobacter heparinus DSM 2366, the following are encoded in one genomic region:
- a CDS encoding RagB/SusD family nutrient uptake outer membrane protein — MKYAIKRQWCLKVAILIVISGLSSCKKYLDIIPDNVATIDNAFAMRSEAEKYLYTCYSYMPKDGSLDQDPSILGGDEIWAIDRPPKPNFNHGIFEIAMGRQATVNPVGEFIWVNLYKGLRDCNIFLENVERVPDLKPEEKREWIAEVKFLKAYYHFYLVRMYGPIPLIKENLPVDVNISSVKITRAPVDSCFAYIKQLLDESKDVLQPTINDPVKMLGRITKPIVYSLKAKVMVTAASPLFNGNADQASLKNADGTQLFNQQVVPAKWDSAVVACKQAIDVCEAAGLKLYEFNAASSTFVLSDQMKLQLSLRNAFAEKWNSEIIWANTQSLSANIQLNATPNVNPLYQDNPFIGYELAPPLKIVDMFYTENGVPTTEDRTWNLNQPATRAGTVEDQRLIKLNYETSSVNFDREPRFYANLGFDGGIWYGQGYFNDAVPASTYYVMAKKGQQNGKGKPDYGSVTGYFIKKYVHYQNTQGSAMTDYSVNNYPWPLIRLSQLYLLYAEALNEKSGPVAEVHTYINKVRARAGLKSVKESWDLYANNTKYTTQAGMKDIIHRETLIELAFEGARFWDLRRWKEAPQEYIKPIQGWDIEQSTANLYYRRKLVFTPRFSMKDYFWPIRDNNILNNKNLIQNIGW, encoded by the coding sequence ATGAAATATGCTATAAAAAGGCAGTGGTGCTTAAAAGTTGCCATCCTTATTGTTATTTCCGGATTAAGTTCCTGTAAAAAATATCTGGACATTATCCCTGATAACGTCGCAACCATAGACAATGCATTTGCGATGCGCTCAGAAGCGGAAAAATACCTCTATACCTGTTATTCTTACATGCCAAAGGATGGTAGCCTAGACCAGGACCCTTCAATTTTAGGTGGCGATGAAATATGGGCAATTGACCGTCCGCCAAAACCAAATTTCAACCATGGAATTTTTGAAATTGCAATGGGGCGTCAGGCTACGGTTAATCCTGTCGGAGAATTTATTTGGGTAAACCTCTATAAAGGCTTGCGCGACTGTAACATCTTCCTGGAAAATGTAGAGAGGGTACCCGACCTTAAGCCAGAAGAAAAAAGAGAATGGATTGCTGAGGTCAAATTCCTTAAAGCTTATTACCATTTTTATCTGGTACGTATGTATGGGCCAATTCCGCTGATCAAAGAGAATTTGCCGGTTGATGTAAACATCTCCTCTGTGAAAATTACCAGAGCACCTGTAGACAGCTGTTTTGCTTATATCAAGCAATTGCTCGATGAATCAAAAGATGTATTACAGCCTACCATCAATGATCCGGTTAAAATGCTGGGCCGTATCACCAAACCTATTGTGTATTCTTTAAAGGCTAAAGTTATGGTAACGGCTGCAAGCCCATTGTTTAATGGAAATGCCGATCAGGCCAGTTTAAAAAACGCTGATGGGACACAACTATTTAACCAGCAGGTGGTTCCTGCTAAATGGGATTCGGCTGTAGTAGCCTGTAAACAGGCAATAGACGTATGCGAGGCAGCAGGGTTAAAACTGTATGAGTTCAATGCGGCTTCATCAACCTTCGTGTTGTCGGATCAGATGAAATTGCAACTCAGCTTAAGAAATGCTTTCGCAGAAAAATGGAATTCTGAAATTATCTGGGCAAATACCCAAAGCCTTTCAGCTAACATCCAGTTAAATGCAACACCTAATGTCAACCCATTATACCAGGACAATCCCTTCATTGGATACGAACTGGCCCCGCCGTTAAAAATCGTAGACATGTTTTACACCGAGAATGGCGTACCTACAACGGAAGATAGGACCTGGAACCTGAACCAGCCAGCTACAAGGGCAGGTACGGTTGAAGATCAGCGGCTCATTAAATTAAATTATGAAACCTCCTCTGTCAATTTCGACCGTGAGCCACGTTTTTATGCCAATCTGGGCTTTGATGGGGGCATTTGGTACGGACAGGGTTATTTTAATGATGCAGTACCTGCAAGTACATATTATGTAATGGCCAAAAAGGGGCAGCAAAATGGTAAAGGAAAACCAGATTATGGTTCGGTAACTGGCTATTTTATTAAAAAATACGTGCATTATCAAAATACCCAGGGTAGTGCAATGACCGATTATAGCGTCAACAATTATCCGTGGCCGTTAATCCGTTTGTCGCAATTATATCTGTTATATGCAGAAGCACTGAATGAGAAAAGCGGACCTGTTGCAGAAGTACATACTTATATCAATAAAGTACGTGCCCGGGCTGGTCTCAAATCAGTTAAAGAATCCTGGGATCTGTATGCAAATAATACCAAGTACACGACTCAGGCCGGGATGAAAGATATTATCCACAGGGAAACCTTAATAGAGCTTGCTTTTGAAGGTGCCCGTTTCTGGGATCTTAGAAGATGGAAAGAAGCTCCTCAGGAGTATATCAAGCCGATTCAGGGATGGGACATCGAGCAGTCTACTGCAAATTTATACTACCGCAGAAAACTGGTGTTTACACCCAGATTTTCAATGAAAGACTATTTCTGGCCGATTCGTGATAACAATATCCTGAACAATAAGAATTTAATCCAAAATATTGGTTGGTAA
- a CDS encoding DUF4998 domain-containing protein, whose amino-acid sequence MKTRIYLSIAFAGVSMFIACKRMDSTYEKYVVPNGIIYPGKATSPSVKPGLNRIQISWARGTDPKVVKARIFWNNYRDSVEVPVPADQDIISYTIPNLAENYYTFIIKTYDKDGRVSVPVEVSGDVWGERYRSTLLNRLAVSSTINLANTLTIQFEPVLAGSTIVKSEVEYTTTAGALKTVTVLPGTLSLQLTDYKKETGYKLRTQHLNPTAIDPFYTNDQLVDGFLLNKTEWKIAAYSSYNTTDANNVSAPANMIDGNPATRWLSLVSASYPHFVTVDFGTQRTLRTVSLWRWVQTAPDERGPNVVQFFGSLDNTTWTDLGTYNFDRLTNNEQIYTIPNLPQARYLMVKAISGPQVYVILGEVNVTVK is encoded by the coding sequence ATGAAGACTAGAATATATTTATCAATAGCATTCGCAGGTGTTAGCATGTTTATTGCCTGTAAAAGAATGGATAGTACTTACGAGAAGTATGTAGTTCCAAATGGGATTATCTACCCTGGAAAAGCAACTTCACCCTCGGTTAAGCCAGGTCTTAACCGGATACAGATCTCTTGGGCCCGTGGTACAGATCCAAAAGTCGTAAAGGCTAGGATTTTTTGGAACAACTACAGGGATTCTGTGGAAGTCCCTGTTCCGGCAGATCAGGATATCATCAGTTATACCATTCCAAATCTGGCAGAAAATTACTATACCTTTATCATTAAAACTTATGATAAGGATGGAAGGGTATCTGTTCCAGTAGAAGTGTCTGGGGATGTATGGGGCGAACGCTATCGCAGCACCTTGCTTAACCGCCTCGCAGTGTCATCCACAATTAACCTTGCCAATACTTTAACCATTCAATTTGAACCGGTGCTGGCGGGCAGTACAATTGTGAAATCAGAGGTAGAATACACTACAACTGCAGGAGCTCTGAAAACAGTAACGGTTTTACCAGGTACGCTGTCGCTGCAATTAACAGATTATAAAAAGGAAACAGGTTATAAGCTGAGGACGCAGCATTTAAATCCTACTGCAATTGATCCTTTTTATACCAACGATCAGCTGGTAGATGGATTTTTGTTAAACAAAACCGAGTGGAAGATTGCAGCATATTCTTCTTACAATACTACCGATGCAAATAATGTAAGTGCTCCGGCCAATATGATAGATGGTAATCCAGCCACCCGCTGGCTTTCATTGGTAAGTGCCAGTTACCCGCATTTTGTTACTGTCGATTTTGGTACACAAAGAACACTAAGAACGGTTAGCTTATGGAGATGGGTACAGACAGCTCCTGATGAGCGCGGGCCTAACGTTGTGCAGTTTTTTGGAAGTCTGGACAATACTACCTGGACCGACCTGGGTACTTACAATTTTGACCGACTTACCAATAATGAGCAGATTTATACCATTCCAAATCTGCCTCAGGCCAGGTACCTTATGGTTAAAGCCATAAGCGGGCCCCAGGTGTATGTAATTCTGGGAGAAGTAAATGTTACCGTAAAATAG
- a CDS encoding glycoside hydrolase family 88 protein, giving the protein MNKLNTYLCVLIGVSIVAGCAVKEPVFKTDPLLLKNIDSTFADAGKQYHLMMKNLPPNQFPKTFYPLTGKFEACNSDWWVSGFYPGSLLYIYEQTKDTALYNETRRILKVLEKEKNNTSTHDLGFMMYCSFGMADRIKPEPEYKDILITSAKSLASRFNPKVGCIQSWDAKPDEFLVIIDNMMNLELLFWATKETGDSSYYKIAVTHASTTMKNHFRPDYSSYHVIDYNPETGLVQKKRTDQGYADESAWARGQAWGLYGYTLMYRETKDKKYLEQANHIAEFILKHPNLPQDKIPYWDFNAPDIPNALRDASAGAVMASALLELCRYNKGEQGQHYFKTAEKMIKTLSSAQYKAATGTNGGFILKHGVGHMPKGSEVDVPLTYGDYYYLEALKRYKEMKTQTNLF; this is encoded by the coding sequence ATGAATAAATTAAACACCTACTTATGCGTATTGATTGGCGTCTCGATTGTAGCAGGATGTGCAGTAAAGGAGCCGGTTTTTAAAACAGACCCCCTATTGTTAAAAAACATCGACAGCACCTTTGCCGATGCAGGTAAACAATACCACCTGATGATGAAAAACCTTCCCCCAAACCAATTCCCGAAAACTTTTTATCCCCTTACAGGCAAATTCGAAGCCTGCAATTCCGACTGGTGGGTAAGCGGGTTTTATCCAGGTTCTTTGTTGTATATCTATGAACAAACGAAAGATACAGCACTTTATAACGAAACCCGCAGGATCCTGAAAGTGCTGGAAAAAGAGAAAAACAATACCAGCACTCACGACCTTGGCTTTATGATGTACTGCAGTTTCGGAATGGCCGATAGGATCAAACCAGAACCTGAGTATAAAGACATTTTAATCACCAGCGCCAAATCGCTGGCCAGCAGGTTTAACCCTAAAGTGGGTTGCATCCAGTCATGGGATGCAAAACCTGACGAGTTTCTGGTGATCATAGATAACATGATGAACCTGGAACTCCTGTTCTGGGCAACAAAGGAAACCGGCGACTCCAGTTATTATAAAATAGCCGTTACACATGCCAGTACCACCATGAAAAATCATTTCCGGCCCGATTACAGTTCCTATCATGTCATCGATTACAACCCGGAAACAGGCCTGGTACAAAAGAAAAGAACAGATCAGGGCTATGCCGATGAATCGGCCTGGGCAAGAGGGCAGGCATGGGGCTTATATGGCTATACGCTGATGTACCGTGAAACCAAAGACAAAAAGTACCTGGAGCAGGCCAACCATATCGCTGAATTTATATTAAAGCATCCCAACCTTCCCCAGGATAAAATACCTTACTGGGATTTTAATGCTCCCGACATTCCCAACGCGCTAAGAGATGCCTCGGCAGGGGCCGTTATGGCATCAGCACTGCTGGAACTTTGCCGGTATAATAAAGGAGAGCAGGGACAGCATTATTTTAAAACTGCCGAAAAAATGATAAAGACACTTTCTTCTGCACAATATAAGGCTGCTACAGGTACAAACGGCGGGTTTATCCTTAAGCATGGTGTAGGTCATATGCCCAAAGGCTCTGAAGTGGATGTGCCCCTTACTTATGGCGACTATTATTACCTCGAAGCACTAAAGCGGTACAAAGAAATGAAAACCCAAACCAACCTATTTTAA
- a CDS encoding M28 family metallopeptidase, whose protein sequence is MHLALAFNAAAQDMDYSRKVIQTLTSAAFKGRGYVANGDQIASAFIAREFEKSHLIPLNKGSYFQDFQLSVNTFPGKVRVKLNNTKLKTAVDYLIDATSPAVHGKFKVVTVGRADINTPEKFESLIHKAAASFILLDNRDAGKESAEEQRIISAHVRALRSSEKLNFKGLIIFTTEKLTWTTLTYQNSRPVIQVNKPRLDPKTIQTITVDVDSKLVPDYQTRNVAGMIKGYSGSDSTLVITAHYDHLGMLGRKVYFPGANDNASGTTFMLNLLRYYAQYQPKYNTVFIAFSGEEIGLLGSKAFVKNPLIDLKKIKFLVNFDLAGTGEEGIKVVNGTIFRKQFDLLSKLNTQYQLVPKVEIRDEACKSDHCPFYQQGVPSFFIYTMGGIQAYHDVYDKAETLPLTEFEHYFQLMVKFFATF, encoded by the coding sequence ATGCATTTGGCTCTTGCTTTTAATGCTGCCGCACAAGATATGGATTATTCCAGAAAAGTGATCCAAACCTTAACCTCAGCCGCTTTTAAGGGTAGGGGCTATGTGGCAAATGGAGACCAGATCGCCTCTGCATTCATAGCCAGGGAATTTGAGAAATCTCACCTGATCCCACTAAACAAAGGATCCTATTTTCAGGATTTTCAACTCTCCGTAAATACCTTTCCTGGAAAAGTGCGTGTAAAACTCAACAACACCAAGCTCAAAACAGCAGTAGATTATCTGATTGATGCCACCAGTCCCGCTGTTCATGGTAAATTTAAGGTGGTCACGGTGGGCAGGGCCGATATCAATACCCCCGAAAAGTTCGAAAGCTTGATTCATAAAGCTGCGGCTTCTTTCATTTTGCTGGATAACAGGGATGCCGGGAAGGAAAGTGCCGAAGAACAAAGAATAATCTCTGCCCATGTAAGGGCCCTGCGCAGTAGCGAAAAGCTAAATTTTAAAGGCTTAATTATTTTTACAACAGAAAAACTAACCTGGACAACCCTCACTTATCAAAATTCACGGCCTGTCATACAAGTGAACAAACCAAGGCTTGATCCTAAAACCATTCAAACCATTACCGTTGATGTAGACAGTAAACTGGTCCCGGATTACCAGACGCGGAATGTTGCCGGAATGATAAAAGGGTATTCTGGCTCAGATTCTACACTTGTCATCACTGCCCATTACGATCACCTGGGCATGCTGGGCCGCAAAGTTTATTTCCCCGGTGCAAACGACAATGCCAGTGGTACCACCTTCATGCTCAACCTACTGCGTTATTACGCGCAGTACCAGCCCAAATACAATACTGTCTTTATTGCATTTTCTGGTGAAGAGATTGGTTTGCTAGGCTCTAAAGCATTTGTCAAAAATCCACTCATCGATTTAAAGAAAATTAAATTCCTTGTCAATTTTGACCTGGCAGGTACCGGCGAAGAAGGCATTAAGGTCGTAAACGGAACCATATTCAGAAAACAGTTTGATCTGCTGTCAAAACTCAATACCCAGTATCAGCTGGTACCAAAGGTAGAAATAAGGGATGAAGCCTGTAAAAGTGACCATTGTCCGTTTTACCAGCAAGGGGTTCCATCTTTTTTCATTTACACCATGGGCGGTATACAGGCTTATCATGATGTGTACGATAAAGCCGAAACCCTGCCTTTAACTGAATTCGAACATTATTTCCAGCTGATGGTAAAGTTCTTTGCTACTTTTTAA
- a CDS encoding SusC/RagA family TonB-linked outer membrane protein, translated as MKKIPILLACILMCGAVSVKAFNTKKQGVFNYTTNCINESSQTVQRVLTGTVYDETGLSMPGVTIKVQGKERGAVTSGDGKFTIQVNDDAEVLVFSFVGYITQRITVGSQKTLDVKLLPDPKNALEEVAVVAFGTQKKESVIGSITTIKPGDLKIPSSNLTQSLAGRVAGVIAYQRSGEPGADNADFFVRGITTFGTNTKPLILIDGIELTTTDLARLQTDDIATFSIMKDATATALYGARGANGVILVTTKQGVAGKPKVSLRVENSATAPTSNVELADPVTYMKLANEATATRNPLLALPYLEDKIENTAKGINPLVYPANDWRKMLFKDYATNQRYNLNVSGGGPITRYYVAGSYTKDNGILNVDNKNNFNNNIDLKSYSLRANVNIDLTKSTELIVRLSGNFDDYTGPIDGGTEMYRKVMRSNPVLFPAYFPIDEEHKFVKHIMFGNYDLGNKYINPYADMVRGYKDESRSQMLAQFELKQGLDVITKGLSARAMVNLTRTSKFNYNRAYNPFYYQVGAYDPISNQYSIAQINTNGTEYLGFDQGPKELTSTFYFESTVNYNRTFGAKHDVGGLLVMIARQSLNANAGDLLQSLPSRNMGVSGRATYAYDKRYFAEFNFGYNGTERFAEANRFGFFPSAGVAWSASNEKFFEPLKNIVTNLRFRYTYGLVGNDQIGDVKDRFFYLSNVLIGQTNVRRAVFGRDLTEFKDGVLVTRYANPYITWERATKQNMAMELSLFGKSNLVAEYFTEKRDNILMSRASIPNTMGLSADTKSNLGEASGRGVDISLDFQQAWSKDLWLSVRGNFTYATSKYRVYEEPDYAEPWRSRVGNSLQQTYGYIAERLFVDDQEALNSPKQEFGVYGGGDIKYTDVNRDGKINEADMVPIGNPTVPEVVYGFGFSLSYKKFDISAFAQGAANQSFWIDPAATSPFVPYYYPNTLESTSGRIFTNQLLKAYADSHWSEENRDVYATLPRLSNTPNANNNQPSTWFMRNAAFLRLKQVEIGYTFSKKLVERIKATNFRIYVSGTNLLMLSKFKIWDAEMAGNGLGYPLQKVFNAGLNLTF; from the coding sequence ATGAAAAAAATACCTATTCTTCTTGCCTGTATCCTGATGTGCGGTGCCGTTTCGGTAAAGGCCTTCAATACAAAAAAGCAGGGAGTTTTTAATTACACCACCAACTGTATTAACGAAAGTAGTCAAACCGTCCAGCGGGTCTTAACTGGTACAGTTTACGACGAAACAGGTCTGTCCATGCCCGGAGTAACTATAAAAGTACAGGGTAAAGAACGGGGAGCAGTAACCAGCGGAGATGGAAAATTTACCATACAGGTCAATGATGATGCCGAGGTTCTGGTATTTTCTTTTGTGGGGTACATCACACAAAGAATTACAGTCGGCAGTCAGAAAACACTCGACGTGAAATTACTACCGGATCCTAAAAATGCACTGGAAGAGGTTGCTGTTGTAGCTTTCGGCACCCAGAAAAAAGAAAGCGTAATCGGATCCATCACTACTATAAAACCGGGCGACCTGAAAATTCCTTCAAGTAACCTTACCCAGTCGCTTGCAGGTAGGGTGGCCGGTGTAATAGCCTATCAAAGGAGTGGCGAACCCGGAGCGGACAATGCCGATTTCTTCGTACGCGGAATCACTACCTTTGGTACCAATACCAAACCCTTGATCCTAATCGACGGGATCGAGCTTACTACAACTGATCTGGCCCGGTTGCAAACCGATGATATTGCCACTTTCTCTATCATGAAAGATGCTACAGCAACGGCGCTATATGGTGCGCGAGGAGCCAATGGGGTAATCCTGGTAACCACTAAACAGGGGGTTGCCGGTAAGCCAAAAGTGTCACTAAGAGTAGAAAACTCTGCAACGGCACCCACCAGCAATGTTGAACTGGCAGACCCGGTAACCTATATGAAACTTGCAAATGAGGCAACTGCAACAAGAAATCCTTTACTGGCATTGCCCTACCTTGAAGATAAAATAGAAAATACCGCTAAAGGCATCAACCCATTGGTTTATCCGGCCAACGACTGGCGCAAAATGTTGTTTAAAGACTATGCCACCAATCAGCGTTATAATTTAAATGTAAGTGGAGGCGGGCCGATAACGAGGTATTATGTTGCAGGGTCTTATACTAAAGATAACGGTATATTAAATGTTGATAATAAGAACAACTTTAACAACAACATTGACCTGAAAAGTTATTCACTGCGTGCCAATGTAAATATAGACCTGACCAAGTCTACCGAGTTGATTGTTCGTTTAAGCGGTAATTTTGATGATTATACAGGTCCGATTGATGGAGGTACGGAGATGTACAGGAAGGTTATGCGTTCCAATCCCGTACTTTTCCCTGCTTATTTCCCCATAGATGAGGAACATAAGTTTGTTAAACACATTATGTTCGGAAATTATGATTTGGGCAATAAGTACATTAATCCTTATGCCGACATGGTAAGGGGATATAAAGATGAAAGCAGGTCCCAGATGCTGGCCCAGTTTGAATTAAAACAGGGATTGGATGTCATTACCAAGGGCTTATCAGCAAGGGCGATGGTTAACTTAACCAGAACCTCCAAATTTAACTACAACAGGGCTTATAATCCTTTCTATTATCAGGTTGGTGCTTATGATCCCATCTCTAACCAATACTCAATAGCCCAGATCAATACCAATGGGACAGAATACCTGGGCTTTGACCAGGGGCCTAAAGAGCTAACCTCTACTTTCTATTTTGAATCCACCGTTAACTATAACAGAACTTTTGGCGCTAAACATGACGTTGGCGGCTTATTGGTTATGATTGCCAGGCAAAGTCTTAATGCCAATGCCGGAGATCTTTTACAATCACTCCCATCCAGAAATATGGGCGTATCAGGTCGTGCAACTTATGCTTACGACAAACGGTATTTTGCAGAATTTAACTTTGGCTACAATGGAACGGAACGCTTTGCAGAAGCCAACAGGTTCGGTTTTTTCCCGTCGGCAGGTGTAGCCTGGAGTGCTTCCAACGAGAAGTTTTTTGAACCGCTTAAAAACATCGTTACCAATTTACGTTTCCGTTATACCTACGGATTGGTGGGGAACGACCAGATCGGCGATGTCAAAGACCGCTTCTTCTACTTGTCTAATGTATTAATAGGGCAAACAAACGTCCGCCGTGCAGTATTCGGCCGTGATCTTACCGAATTTAAAGATGGAGTATTGGTAACGAGATACGCCAACCCATACATCACCTGGGAAAGGGCCACCAAACAAAATATGGCCATGGAATTAAGCCTTTTCGGTAAATCGAACCTGGTAGCAGAGTATTTCACAGAAAAAAGGGACAATATCCTGATGTCGAGGGCCTCCATTCCAAATACCATGGGTTTATCTGCCGATACCAAGTCAAATCTGGGTGAAGCAAGCGGCAGGGGAGTAGATATCTCTCTCGACTTTCAGCAGGCCTGGTCTAAAGACCTTTGGCTATCCGTACGCGGTAATTTTACCTATGCAACCAGTAAATACAGGGTATATGAAGAACCTGATTATGCAGAACCATGGCGGTCAAGGGTTGGAAATTCTTTACAGCAGACCTATGGTTATATCGCAGAACGTTTGTTTGTAGATGATCAGGAAGCACTCAACTCTCCAAAACAGGAATTTGGTGTGTATGGTGGCGGAGATATTAAGTATACGGACGTAAACCGTGATGGAAAAATTAATGAGGCAGACATGGTGCCAATTGGTAACCCCACAGTTCCAGAAGTGGTGTACGGGTTTGGGTTCTCTTTAAGCTACAAGAAATTTGACATTTCAGCATTTGCACAAGGGGCAGCCAACCAGTCATTCTGGATTGATCCTGCAGCTACATCTCCTTTTGTACCCTATTACTATCCAAATACTTTAGAGTCAACATCAGGTCGCATCTTTACCAATCAGTTGTTAAAGGCTTACGCAGATAGCCACTGGTCGGAAGAAAACAGGGATGTATATGCTACTTTACCAAGGTTAAGCAATACACCAAATGCAAATAATAACCAGCCTAGTACCTGGTTTATGCGCAATGCAGCCTTTTTAAGGTTAAAACAAGTCGAAATAGGCTATACCTTCTCTAAAAAACTTGTAGAGCGCATCAAGGCCACAAACTTCAGGATCTATGTGAGTGGAACCAATTTGCTGATGTTGAGCAAATTTAAGATATGGGATGCTGAAATGGCTGGTAATGGCCTTGGCTATCCTTTGCAAAAGGTATTTAACGCAGGTCTTAATTTAACCTTTTAA
- a CDS encoding DUF5000 domain-containing lipoprotein produces the protein MKRLIYIVLALLAVVIVQSCKEQSRLDHIDTSEAAPGQVTNIKVENTPGGAMLTYKLNADISLSYVKAVYEIQPGVFKESKSSIYTDTLRLEGFGDTKEHEVKVYSIGKNEKISEPVTVKIQPLTPPVELAYGDLSIEPGFGGVKVRIKNTLKANLAIVIDADTAGAGVLRPLQTFYTAAAAGSYSIRGLSSKQMKFSVYLRDRWGNKSLAIVKDLTPLFEQRVPKPFGTYILPTDQAALSSAYALSFMWDGVASTNIYASGNNTPIPQWFSIDLKVPVVLSRMKEHQRTDPYTYTGACVKSFELYGSNAPALDGSWASWTLIGKFDSYKPSGAVGVTKEDIAYGYTNGEDFEMPDTPPAYRYLRFKTLETWGGTGQVTISELTFWGKF, from the coding sequence ATGAAAAGATTAATATACATAGTGTTGGCCCTGCTGGCAGTTGTAATTGTCCAAAGCTGTAAGGAACAGTCTAGATTAGACCATATTGATACCAGTGAAGCGGCTCCGGGTCAGGTCACCAATATAAAGGTCGAAAATACACCAGGTGGGGCAATGCTGACTTATAAATTGAATGCAGATATCAGTTTATCTTATGTAAAGGCAGTTTATGAAATCCAGCCCGGCGTATTTAAAGAAAGTAAATCCTCCATTTATACAGATACCTTAAGGCTTGAAGGCTTTGGTGATACCAAAGAACATGAAGTAAAAGTTTATAGCATTGGGAAAAATGAAAAAATTTCCGAACCTGTAACCGTAAAGATTCAGCCGCTTACCCCGCCTGTCGAACTCGCTTATGGTGATTTAAGTATAGAACCGGGCTTTGGGGGTGTAAAAGTGAGGATTAAAAATACACTGAAGGCCAACTTGGCCATTGTTATCGATGCGGATACTGCAGGTGCCGGTGTATTACGCCCGCTGCAAACATTCTACACTGCTGCAGCCGCCGGATCCTATTCTATACGCGGCCTGAGTTCCAAACAGATGAAGTTCTCTGTTTATCTGAGAGATCGCTGGGGCAATAAGTCGCTGGCCATTGTCAAAGACCTGACCCCGCTGTTCGAACAAAGAGTACCCAAGCCTTTTGGCACTTATATCTTACCTACAGACCAGGCGGCATTATCTTCCGCTTATGCCTTAAGCTTTATGTGGGATGGGGTGGCAAGCACCAATATCTATGCTTCAGGTAACAATACACCTATACCGCAGTGGTTTTCTATTGATCTGAAAGTACCGGTGGTACTTAGCCGCATGAAAGAGCATCAACGGACAGACCCCTATACTTATACGGGTGCCTGCGTAAAATCTTTCGAACTGTATGGTTCTAACGCCCCCGCGCTGGATGGCAGTTGGGCAAGCTGGACACTGATCGGTAAATTTGATTCCTATAAACCATCCGGGGCCGTAGGGGTAACCAAAGAAGATATCGCTTATGGTTATACGAATGGTGAAGATTTTGAAATGCCGGATACCCCTCCTGCGTATCGTTATCTGCGTTTTAAAACGCTCGAAACATGGGGTGGAACCGGGCAGGTCACCATTTCAGAACTTACTTTCTGGGGTAAATTTTAA